A single genomic interval of Hippea jasoniae harbors:
- the accC gene encoding acetyl-CoA carboxylase biotin carboxylase subunit — MFKKILIANRGEIAVRIIRAARELGIETVAVYSTEDKDSLHVKLADEAICIGPAEATKSYLHLFNIAQAIANSRCDAVHPGYGFLSENPSFVRVCKDLGVKFIGPDAETMERLADKSTVKAILDENGIPTVPGSKGSIEDEDALIKIANDIGYPVLLKAAWGGGGRGMRVVRSKEELIDAFRSAKLEAKASFGKDDIYLEKFIEHPRHIEVQILADEYGNVVHIGERDCTLQRRHQKLLEESPSPVLKEATRKRLHETAVEAAKILGYKNAGTLEFLFDGEEFYFIEINTRIQVEHPVSEMVYGVDLIKEQIKVAAGRELDLLQVGLSPKFHVIECRINAEDPVKFYPSPGRITNLYLPGGPGVRVDTAIGCNSNVSPYYDSMIAKLIVRGSDREEARKRMLRCLNEFIIEGIKTNIDFFKKLLTTSDFINNNYDTNFIDREFLSG, encoded by the coding sequence ATGTTTAAGAAGATTCTTATTGCAAACAGAGGTGAGATTGCCGTAAGAATTATTAGAGCAGCAAGAGAGCTTGGCATAGAAACCGTGGCTGTCTATTCAACAGAGGATAAGGATTCATTGCATGTTAAACTTGCCGATGAGGCTATATGCATTGGGCCGGCTGAGGCTACAAAGAGCTATCTTCATCTGTTTAACATAGCACAGGCAATAGCAAACTCCAGATGTGATGCAGTGCATCCGGGATATGGATTTTTATCAGAAAATCCATCGTTTGTAAGGGTGTGTAAGGATTTAGGCGTTAAGTTTATAGGCCCAGATGCAGAAACAATGGAAAGACTTGCAGATAAATCTACCGTGAAGGCTATTTTAGATGAAAATGGTATACCAACGGTGCCAGGCAGCAAAGGCTCGATAGAGGATGAGGATGCCCTGATTAAAATAGCAAACGATATTGGATATCCTGTTTTGCTTAAGGCTGCATGGGGCGGTGGTGGTAGAGGTATGCGTGTTGTTCGCTCAAAAGAGGAGCTTATTGATGCTTTCAGGTCTGCAAAGCTTGAGGCAAAGGCCTCTTTTGGTAAGGATGATATATATCTTGAAAAGTTTATAGAACATCCAAGACATATCGAGGTTCAGATTTTAGCTGATGAATACGGCAATGTTGTGCATATTGGTGAGAGGGATTGCACACTGCAGCGCAGACATCAAAAACTTCTTGAGGAGTCCCCATCCCCTGTTTTAAAGGAAGCAACAAGAAAAAGGCTTCATGAAACAGCCGTGGAGGCAGCAAAGATTCTTGGATATAAAAACGCAGGCACGCTTGAGTTTCTTTTTGACGGAGAAGAATTCTATTTTATAGAGATTAACACACGTATTCAGGTTGAGCATCCTGTTAGTGAGATGGTATATGGCGTTGATTTAATAAAGGAGCAGATAAAGGTTGCAGCAGGCAGGGAGCTTGATTTGCTTCAGGTCGGGCTTTCACCCAAATTTCATGTGATAGAGTGCAGGATTAACGCAGAAGATCCTGTTAAGTTTTATCCATCACCGGGTAGAATTACCAACCTTTATCTGCCAGGAGGACCCGGTGTAAGGGTGGATACAGCTATAGGTTGTAATTCAAATGTTTCACCATACTACGATTCGATGATAGCAAAGCTTATTGTTAGGGGTAGCGATAGAGAAGAGGCTCGAAAAAGGATGCTTAGATGCCTCAATGAGTTTATTATAGAGGGTATTAAAACCAACATCGATTTCTTCAAAAAACTGCTTACAACATCGGATTTTATAAACAATAACTACGATACAAACTTTATTGACAGAGAGTTCTTAAGTGGCTAA
- a CDS encoding GGDEF domain-containing protein, translated as MPFFQKEDLDKIKRDFLDPLTGLNNKSSLFYITQHILRQFERYEENWSMIIFSAKKDENIRIDCSDISQNEIDKAIAEKLKEITRRSDILFRCSDGIFCILTRVFEGDDIVMFCNKIKNHLLQLKKDGCSLEIKPKFGITFSKMPDTTESFAERSFDALNKAIKENQDIVVET; from the coding sequence ATGCCATTTTTTCAAAAGGAAGACTTGGATAAAATTAAAAGAGACTTTTTAGATCCCCTAACAGGCTTAAACAACAAATCCAGCCTTTTTTATATCACGCAACACATATTAAGACAGTTTGAAAGATACGAAGAAAACTGGAGTATGATAATATTTAGCGCCAAAAAAGATGAAAACATCCGCATAGACTGCAGTGATATCTCTCAAAACGAGATAGATAAAGCAATTGCAGAAAAGCTAAAAGAGATAACCCGCAGAAGCGATATTCTGTTTAGATGCTCTGATGGCATATTCTGCATCCTAACAAGGGTATTTGAGGGTGACGATATTGTAATGTTTTGCAACAAGATAAAAAATCACCTCCTTCAACTCAAAAAGGATGGATGCAGTTTAGAAATAAAGCCAAAATTCGGTATCACCTTCTCAAAAATGCCAGACACAACAGAAAGCTTTGCAGAACGCTCATTTGATGCTCTAAACAAAGCAATTAAAGAAAATCAAGATATAGTAGTAGAAACTTAG